A window from Drosophila willistoni isolate 14030-0811.24 chromosome XR unlocalized genomic scaffold, UCI_dwil_1.1 Seg143, whole genome shotgun sequence encodes these proteins:
- the LOC6646342 gene encoding glutamate receptor ionotropic, kainate 2: protein MINTSLFAISVVSLSHLSVLAAPPVIRVGALFPKAHGKESYSELVFRYAVHRLNRDKSLLPETTLIYDIEYVSQYDSFQTVQKVCSLVRTGVQALFSPTDYVLSTHINSICDALDIPDIGRSPQDFSINVHPSQQYVNHAFVDVIRYLNWTKFGILYEKEYGIVNLHQLSRSVQAEVHIRQVSRAAYLSVLNEFKNKEIHNIIIDTNSAGISILLKNILQQQMNEYKYHYLFTSFDLETFDLEDFKYNFVNITAFRLVDVGDVAVKEILKDIETYGRHIYQRNDTNEHLRKKTIETEPALMFDSVYVFAIGLQTLEQSHTLYLSNLTCDDETPWNGGLSLINYINAVEWKGLTGPIQFKEGQRVEFKLDLIKLKQHSIVKVGEWTPQDHLNITEPSLFFEAGSMNVTLVVITILETPYVMMHYEKNYTGNERFYGFCVDILERISHEVGFDYILDLVPDRKYGAKDPETGQWNGMVAQLMKYKADLAVGSMTITYARESVIDFTKPFMNLGISILFKVPTQEPTRLFSFMNPLAIEIWIYVLAAYLMVSLSIYIVGKLSPIEWRTTHPCDLDNITLSNQFSLADSFWFTIGTLMQQACDVYPRAMSTRIISSIWGFFSLIIVASYTANLAAFLTTERMINPIENAEDLASQTEISYGTLESGSTMTFFRDSMIETYKKMWRSMDNKRPSAFTTTYEDGINRVNQGNYAFLMESTMLDYIVQRKCNLTQIGGLLDTKGYGIATPKGSPWRDKMSLAILELQEKGDIQMLYDKWWKNTEETCTRKSTSKQSKANALGLESIGGIFVVLIAGVTVAMIVAFFEFWIHFRQQTKAMPSPIVEKATCQSLTDGGQVDHNWIYMPPLRSVWIEMFEELRFAFWCTNKRHRPELSRFCSECHIKQTQIHITNNDTDQKLNK, encoded by the exons ATGATTAACACTAGTTTATTTGCAATTTCGGTAGTTTCCTTGTCACACCTTTCCGTATTGGCAGCACCGCCTGTAATAAGAGTTGGTGCCTTATTTCCCAAAGCCCATGGGAAAGAGAGTTACTCAGAGTTGGTTTTCAGATATGCGGTGCATAGACTTAATCGGGATAAAAGCCTCTTGCCAGAGACAACACTCATCTATGACATTGAATATGTCAGCCAatatgactccttccaaacgGTACAGAAAG TTTGCAGTCTTGTGCGAACCGGAGTTCAGGCTTTGTTTAGTCCCACGGATTATGTCCTATCCACACATATCAATTCTATATGCGATGCTCTTGATATACCAGATATAGGTAGATCACCCCAAGACTTTTCGATCAATGTACATCCCTCGCAGCAATATGTGAATCATGCCTTTGTCGATGTCATTCGTTATCTCAATTGGACTAAATTCGGTATACTCTACGAAAAGGAATATG GTATTGTTAATTTACATCAATTGTCGCGTTCGGTTCAGGCGGAAGTTCACATACGCCAAGTATCCCGTGCGGCATATTTATCGGTATTGAATGAGTTCAAGAATAAGGAAATCCATAATATAATTATTGATACAAATTCGGCTGGGATTTCCATATTATTGAAAAAT ATTCTGCAACAGCAAATGAATGAGTATAAATATCATTATCTATTCACAAGTTTCGATTTGGAGACATTTGATTTGGaggattttaaatataattttgtcaATATAACAGCGTTTCGTCTGGTCGATGTAGGTGATGTTGCTGTCAAGGAAATTCTAAAGGATATAGAAACATATGGTCGTCATATTTATCAACGTAATGATACCAATGAGCATTTGAGAAAGAAAACCATTGAG ACGGAACCGGCTCTGATGTTCGATTCGGTTTATGTATTTGCGATTGGATTGCAGACCCTGGAACAATCTCATACACTCTATCTGTCAAATTTAACATGCGATGATGAAACACCCTGGAATGGAGGTCTCAGTTTAATAAACTATATAAATGCG GTTGAGTGGAAAGGACTGACTGGGCCCATACAATTTAAAGAAGGCCAACGAGTGGAATTCAAATTGGATTTAATCAAACTGAAACAACATTCCATTGTTAAGGTGGGCGAATGGACACCCCAAGATCATTTAAACATCACAGAACCCTCATTATTCTTTGAGGCTGGTTCCATGAATGTCACTTTGGTGGTTATAACCATATTG GAAACACCTTATGTGATGATgcattatgaaaaaaattatacaggCAATGAACGTTTCTATGGCTTCTGTGTGGATATATTAGAAAGAATCTCGCATGAGGTTGGTTTTGATTATATATTGGATTTGGTGCCAGATCGCAAATATGGAGCCAAAGATCCCGAAACTGGTCAATGGAATGGCATGGTAGCCCAACTAATGAAATAT AAAGCCGATTTAGCTGTTGGCTCTATGACCATAACATATGCCCGTGAAAGTGTCATTGATTTCACAAAACCCTTTATGAATCTTGGCATAAGTATATTATTTAAAGTACCCACACAAGAGCCAACAAGATTGTTCTCATTCATGAATCCGTTGGCCATTGAGATTTGGATATATGTATTGGCTGCCTATCTAATGGTATCGCTTAGTATCTATATTGTGGGCAAATTATCGCCAATCGAATGGCGAACAACGCATCCATGTGATTTAGATAATATAACATTGAGTAATCAATTCTCATTGGCGGATAGCTTTTGGTTTACCATTGGCACATTGATGCAACAGGCATGCGATGTCTATCCGAGGGCCATGTCGACACGGATTATAAGCAGCATTTGGGGTTTCTTTTCATTGATCATTGTTGCATCGTATACAGCGAATTTGGCAGCATTTCTTACCACCGAACGCATGATAAACCCCATTGAGAATGCTGAAGATTTGGCGAGTCAAACAGAAATATCGTATGGCACATTAGAGAGTGGTTCAACAATGACATTCTTTCGCGATTCCATGATCGAAACATATAAGAAAATGTGGCGTAGCATGGATAATAAAAGGCCATCGGCATTCACAACCACCTATGAAGATGGCATCAA TCGCGTTAATCAAGGCAATTATGCCTTTTTAATGGAATCGACCATGCTGGATTATATAGTGCAGAGAAAGTGTAATCTAACTCAAATTGGTGGACTTTTAGATACAAAAG GCTACGGCATAGCCACACCCAAGGGTTCACCCTGGCGAGATAAAATGTCCTTGGCCATATTGGAGTTACAAGAGAAGGGTGACATACAAATGCTCTATGATAAATGGTGGAAAAATACCGAAGAGACTTGCACACGTAAAAGTACTAGCAAACAATCGAAAGCAAATGCATTGGGCCTAGAGAGTATTGGTGGAATATTTGTGGTTCTAATTGCTGGCGTCACTGTGGCCATGATTGTGGCATTCTTTGAGTTCTGGATACATTTTCGCCAACAAACGAAAGCCATGCCGTCGCCCATTGTGGAGAAGGCAACCTGTCAGAGTCTCACCGATGGCGGTCAAGTTGACCATAATTGGATTTATATGCCACCGTTGCGTTCGGTTTGGATTGAAATGTTTGAGGAGTTGCGTTTTGCATTTTGGTGTACGAATAAACGACATAGACCCGAATTGAGTCGCTTCTGCAGTGAATGTCACATAAAGCAGACACAAATTCATATTACTAATAATGATACAGATCAAAAGCTTAATAAATAA
- the LOC6646322 gene encoding transcription termination factor 3, mitochondrial, whose translation MFASARAIRNILKPLQNATKLRTNAQGVRHIRDVQSQRPPSNSQLVRQTKDLEPPDPTSTPSDLDAPLEFGQREAHVPTFNLAAHVNSSNTLQQLLSLGVDLHSIERRKGLGQFVLELEFDKNVKPVLTFLVDQGVSASDFGQIISKNPLLFKVDLDVLQTRVEYLKSKNFTDEARSRILTQNPYWLMFSTRRVDRRLGFFQKEFRLSGSELRLLATREPNVITYSMENLRKSIFTLREEMGFSGKELSHLVVKKPRLMMIPPDDLVERFSYIYNTMGLSHSAILQNPELLASREFRLRERHEFLQLLGRAQYDPKKDLYVAPKTIVLGNNFYFVRNVAKSDIQTFDLFLKTR comes from the exons ATGTTTGCTTCTGCAAGAGCAATACGTAATATTTTGAAACCtttgcaaaatgcaacaaaactCAGGACGAACGCACAAGGAGTGCGGCACATACGAGATGTCCAGAGTCAACGACCGCCTTCTAACAGCCAGCTAGTACGCCAAACTAAAGATCTCGAACCACCTGATCCTACTTCAACACCCAGCGATTTGGATGCACCACTAGAATTTGGCCAACGTGAGGCACATGTGCCAACATTTAATCTAGCTGCCCATGTAAATAGCTCCAACACCCTGCAGCAGCTTCTTAGCCTGGGAGTCGACTTGCATAGCATTGAACGACGCAAAGGATTGGGCCAATTTGTGCTAGAATTGGAATTTGACAAAAATGTAAAGCCGGTTCTGACTTTCCTCGTGGATCAAGGAGTATCCGCCAGTGACTTTGGTCAGATAATCAGTAAGAATCCTTTGCTCTTCAAAGTGGATCTTGATGTCCTACAGACACGAGTGgagtatttaaaaagtaaaaatttcaCTGATGAAGCGAGAAGTCGCATTCTGACACAAAATCCTTATTGGCTGATGTTCTCTACACGACGAGTGGACCGCCGTTTGGGCTTTTTTCAAAAGGAATTTCGCTTAAGTGGATCCGAATTACGTTTGCTGGCCACTAGAGAGCCCAACGTGATCACCTATAGCATGGAAAATCTAAGGAAATCTATATTTACTCTAAGAGAAGAGATGGGCTTCAGCGGTAAAGAGTTGAGCCATCTGGTAGTAAAAAAGCCTCGTCTCATGATGATAC CTCCTGACGATCTGGTGGAACGATTTAGCTATATTTACAATACCATGGGTCTCTCTCATAGTGCAATTTTACAAAATCCCGAACTGCTGGCCTCACGTGAATTTCGTTTGAGAGAGCgccacgaattcctgcagttGCTGGGCCGAGCACAATATGATCCAAAGAAGGATTTGTATGTAGCACCCAAGACTATAGTTTTAggcaataatttttattttgttaggAATGTGGCCAAAAGTGATATACAAacatttgatttgtttttgaaaaCACGCTAA
- the LOC6646323 gene encoding uncharacterized protein LOC6646323 isoform X1 produces the protein MSTTPKSTEDLLGESWIELSTTAAMAGIKSPDRITPLPFNNGEEYLRLLREAQRESNQSSRVVSLASSRRDTPRDSPKSPPNSPQSELCPDDELRNVYINYWTKTGDKQNTDNGDWLQNWNNRGVVDEKPPKDWIFEKNVGESDGDEEKKKSTPGGYSIRLKRLGAQSIFSREILYSLLFTNVLSLLLGAGFGLWLSKRGILLTRVVID, from the exons ATGTCTACAACACCAAAATCCACGGAAGATTTGCTGGGTG aATCTTGGATTGAACTAAGCACAACAGCTGCCATGGCTGGCATTAAGAGTCCGGACAGAATAACACCATTGCCATTTAACAATGGTGAGGAATATTTGCGTTTATTGCGTGAGGCTCAACGCGAATCGAATCAATCGAGCCGTGTTGTATCATTGGCCAGTTCTCGACGTGACACACCACGAGATAGCCCCAAAAGTCCACCAAATAGTCCACAATCGGAACTCTGTCCAGATGATGAGCTaagaaatgtttatattaacTATTGGACTAAG ACTGGCgataaacaaaatacagaCAATGGAGATTGGTTGCAAAATTGGAACAATCGCGGAGTAGTAGATGAAAAGCCACCAAA AGATTGGATATTTGAGAAAAATGTTGGGGAATCGGATGGTGatgaagagaaaaagaaatcgACTCCAGGTGGCTATTCCATACGCTTAAAGCGTCTGGGTGCCCAATCTATATTCTCCCGCGAAATTCTCTACTCGCTTCTGTTCACCAATGTCCTGTCCTTGCTGCTTGGCGCTGGCTTTGG ATTGTGGTTGAGCAAGCGAGGCATACTCCTTACCCGTGTGGTCATTGACTGA
- the LOC6646323 gene encoding uncharacterized protein LOC6646323 isoform X2 codes for MIGLPQSWIELSTTAAMAGIKSPDRITPLPFNNGEEYLRLLREAQRESNQSSRVVSLASSRRDTPRDSPKSPPNSPQSELCPDDELRNVYINYWTKTGDKQNTDNGDWLQNWNNRGVVDEKPPKDWIFEKNVGESDGDEEKKKSTPGGYSIRLKRLGAQSIFSREILYSLLFTNVLSLLLGAGFGLWLSKRGILLTRVVID; via the exons ATGATTGGTCTGCCAC aATCTTGGATTGAACTAAGCACAACAGCTGCCATGGCTGGCATTAAGAGTCCGGACAGAATAACACCATTGCCATTTAACAATGGTGAGGAATATTTGCGTTTATTGCGTGAGGCTCAACGCGAATCGAATCAATCGAGCCGTGTTGTATCATTGGCCAGTTCTCGACGTGACACACCACGAGATAGCCCCAAAAGTCCACCAAATAGTCCACAATCGGAACTCTGTCCAGATGATGAGCTaagaaatgtttatattaacTATTGGACTAAG ACTGGCgataaacaaaatacagaCAATGGAGATTGGTTGCAAAATTGGAACAATCGCGGAGTAGTAGATGAAAAGCCACCAAA AGATTGGATATTTGAGAAAAATGTTGGGGAATCGGATGGTGatgaagagaaaaagaaatcgACTCCAGGTGGCTATTCCATACGCTTAAAGCGTCTGGGTGCCCAATCTATATTCTCCCGCGAAATTCTCTACTCGCTTCTGTTCACCAATGTCCTGTCCTTGCTGCTTGGCGCTGGCTTTGG ATTGTGGTTGAGCAAGCGAGGCATACTCCTTACCCGTGTGGTCATTGACTGA